The Streptomyces achromogenes genome window below encodes:
- a CDS encoding response regulator transcription factor, with product MEQQPYERAEDAPASRGAPAPRARVLVVDDDPTVAEVVAGYLDRAGYLVDRAGDGPSALAGATAHWPDLVVLDLMLPGMDGLEVCRRLRGRGPVPVIMLTARGDEDDRILGLEVGADDYVTKPFSPRELVLRVESVLRRSRPRAGARSLGAAGLTLDPAARRATRGGTELALTLREFDLLAFFLRHPGRAFSREDLMREVWGWDFGDLSTVTVHVRRLRNKVEDDPARPRLIQTVWGVGYRFDPAAPAGPGEE from the coding sequence ATGGAACAGCAGCCGTACGAGCGGGCCGAGGACGCCCCCGCGAGCCGAGGGGCCCCGGCCCCCCGGGCCCGGGTCCTCGTCGTCGACGACGACCCGACCGTCGCCGAGGTCGTGGCGGGCTACCTCGACCGCGCCGGATACCTGGTGGACCGGGCGGGTGACGGACCGTCCGCCCTCGCCGGCGCCACCGCCCACTGGCCCGACCTGGTGGTCCTCGATCTGATGCTGCCCGGCATGGACGGCCTCGAGGTGTGCCGGCGGTTGCGCGGCCGGGGCCCCGTCCCGGTCATCATGCTCACCGCCCGCGGCGACGAGGACGACCGCATCCTCGGCCTTGAGGTCGGCGCGGACGACTACGTCACCAAGCCGTTCAGCCCCCGGGAACTGGTGCTCAGGGTGGAGTCCGTGCTGCGCCGCAGCCGGCCCAGGGCGGGCGCCCGGTCCCTCGGCGCGGCCGGACTCACCCTCGACCCGGCGGCCCGCCGCGCCACCCGGGGCGGCACCGAACTGGCGCTCACCCTGCGCGAGTTCGACCTCCTCGCGTTCTTCCTGCGGCATCCCGGCCGGGCGTTCAGCCGCGAGGACCTGATGCGGGAGGTGTGGGGCTGGGACTTCGGCGACCTGTCGACCGTCACCGTGCACGTCCGGCGACTGCGCAACAAGGTCGAGGACGATCCGGCCCGGCCCCGTCTGATCCAGACGGTCTGGGGCGTCGGCTACCGATTCGATCCGGCGGCCCCCGCCGGCCCCGGCGAGGAGTGA